In the genome of Brachypodium distachyon strain Bd21 chromosome 3, Brachypodium_distachyon_v3.0, whole genome shotgun sequence, the window GAGGAAAAACAAGCATGAAGTGGCAAGATACAAAAATACAATATTTCCAGTCATAAACATGCAAAGGAAGTGATATACTCACCAAAAGGGAGAAATCAATAATGAAGTGATAAGATATAAAGTAACCGAAACAAAGCACCAAAACGTTGACGACAAAGTTAATTGAACCTTTCACCCTTGAGCATATCTTATATAATATATTGCGTGAAGAAAACGAGCATGGAGTGGCAAAATACAAAATTCCAATGAGAAAAAGCAGAGCAATTGATATATCCACCGAAAGGGGGAAATCGACAATAAAGCGGAGATGAGCTAACCGAAACAAAGCACCAAAACGTCCCTTCTATACAATTGAAAGACCACAATGGTAGCAGCACacacaaacaagaaaattctAGAGATATGGGAACCATCTCTCGATGAGGTGGTTGAGCCGTTGGGCGCTTGTCTCCACTCCCACCTCTCGGAACGTTTTTCGCTCTTGCGTATGGGAAAAAGGTGTGAGTATAAAACGCCAGATGAAAACCTCCAAACTTTACGTTTATACACACGTAATATTTAATCTACATGAAATACACAATAAACGCTATGAACTACAAGCCACAGAAAAATTTATAAGAAAACCCATCCAAGAACCAAGTTTCCTTTTTTGACTAAAAAAAGTTCTTTTCAACTCAGGAAAAGGTCTCTTTCACACATCCTTGCCTGTGGCggcaagaaaaaacaaataaccAAAAATTGAAGGAAAAACAAGTAAAATAAACAAACAGCGAATAAAAAGGCAAGAAATCCCATATCCACGGCATCAAAAGATTTGAAAAATACCGGACGCGTAAGTTAATCCATCTCGCCtccccttcccttcctttctaTCGCTGCCCCGTGAATCGGCACCCTCCAAGCAAGTCCAGGCCTCCCGTGCTCCACTGGCGCTCTTCTGGAACCCTCATCACCTCCTAATCCCAGCCAAAATTCGCTCTTCGTCTTAAGCCAAATCACTTCGCGTCCCGCAATTCCTGCTTGCGCCCCCCTGTTCGATCCAGCGCCACCAAATCCGTATCGACCTTGTAGCTGTCCTGCCCAATTCGGCGGACGAGCTGTGCGAGTTGCTGCCGATTGAAGTGATCTGATCTGGTGGCGTGCCGCGGACGGGGCTTGTGACTGGTCCTGGTTTCGGAAGCGGCGAGGGCCATGCGAGTTGGGGTGCCGCTGGGTTGAGCATGAGGAGTGgtggggctgctgctgctgcaggtggtggtggtggcggcgtgCGTGGCCAGGGTGATGGGATCACCGGAGGGGCGAATCGTTGATTTGTTTGGAGCAGTTAAGTTGTGGATGCCGCGGCGGGGAGAgcgctcgccgtcgcctgcGCCGaaggctgcggctgcggctgcggctgatGATGTGCCGCAGCCGCATGACCTGTCCAGGGACTTCTGGATGCCGGATCACAGTTGCCGGGTGTGCTACGACTGCGATACGCAGTTCACCATACTGAATCGGCGTCACCACTGCCGCCACTGCGGCCGCGTGTTCTGCGCCCGCTGCACGGCCAACTCTGTGCCGCGCCCGCCCGGGGACGACCCGCGGGAGGACGGCGAGCGGATCAGGGTCTGCAACTACTGCTTTAAGCGCTGGCTGGAGGAGGAAACAGCCGGGTGGAGCGAAGTGGCGCAGCCACCgagcccgtcgccgtcggccgcgAGCGTCGGGAGCGACAAGTCGTGCTCGACGGGACGTAGCAGCGTGGTGACGAACGGCCATATGTCGTCGTATGCCAATGTCAGCTGCGGTGACTTTGCATCTCTgcccgccgacgacgagggagaCTGTGACCAGCCCGGAGTTTCTCCAGAGAAGAAGCATGATGTGATGGAGCCGGCTGGGAGCGTGGACCATGTGGCTGATGTGGATAATGCGTCCAATCCATTCACCTTTTGCTTGAATAGGTATGCCTTTTCAGCCTTCTGGCCTTTTCCGTCAACAAATTAAACTACACTAACTTTATGCAATGTCTACAACAAAGAAAGATTGTTTGAATTGGTTGGCAATCTGTAACCTGAGACCATACTTCTTAAATTCTGATACATGTCTTATCCGAAATCTAATACATGTGTTCTTAGATTTGGGTGACAGGATTGAACTAGAGTCATTACATAttttccccgcaaaaaaagagagtcaTTACTTATTTGGTCATAGTATTTTCTGGGTGCAATTCCGAGTACCAGAACCTTGTTTTTTTGGTAAAACATGCCTAAATGGAGTTGATATCTTGTTTTAATCAATGTTTGCTCAAATTTTAAGTACAACTGTTTTTTAGTGATACATGTACAGTTTGCTTCCTTTATAGCACGCCACCACAATAGTCTCAGAATGCCCCTTCTGCACTTCTGGTGTTTTATCTAATGAAATCATGCTAGTGTGACTGGAATCATAAGCTGTTTATTTGGAGAACATAGAAAATCATAAGCTGTTGGCTAGAATCATGTTAGCCAACAAAGGGTGACTAGAATCAAGCTCCATTATCTGGAAAGTTTGTGCCGAGGAATCATCAACTCAAAAAAtaaaggaagaggaagactgCTTCAAATTCAAGTTGCATTTTTGTGACTAATtcaatatttattttgttccaggagtgatgatgaagatgaagattaCACAATTTTTCGCTCTGATTCGAAAGTCCACCCACAAAAATCTGATGAATACTATGGACCTATGTGTTTTGATGACCATCAAGTTGTCTGTGGTGATGCTGCAAAAGAATCTGTATCCCCAAGGAAAGATACATCGACCTTAGTTGATTCTGTTGGAGTTGATAAGACTGGAGATCATATCATCGATAATAATGAGGAGGGCAatgctcgatcttcttccttgtATGGCATGGAAGTGCTAGAAAGTGAACTTGTGGATTTTGAAAACAATAGCTCACTTTGGCTACCTCCTGAAGCTGAGGATGAAGAGGATGACCATGATGGTGCTCtatgtgatgatgatgaggggGAGGATGCCACAGGAGAGTGGGGGTATATGCGCTCAAACAGCTTTGGCagtggacattgtcgaagtagAGATAAATCTGCTGAGGAACACAAGAAAGCCATGAAAGACATTGTTGATGGGTATTTCCGGGCATTGGTTTCTCAACTTCTTCAGGCTGAAAAGGTACCATTGGTTGATGAAACTGGCAAAGAGAGTTGGCTAGATATTGTTACATCTTTGTCTTGGGAAGCTGCATCTCTTCTGAAACCAGATACTAGCAAAGGAGGACGGATGGACCCTGGTGGCTATGTCAAGGTTAAATGCTTGGCTTGTGGGCGTCCAAGTGACAGGTGAATAACTTCACTCTTCTATGCGTTGAATTCACAGTCTAATGATTTCTCATTTTATATCTACATGCATTTTACTATTAATTTGCCATATGCTTTATGCAATGCTCATATGGATATGACACTGCTTTATAATGTAATGCCATACAGAGCTACTGCTCGCAACCTTGACTTTTCAAGTTATAGCACTTCAAATATCGTAGATTCTTCCCTCTGTATGCATTTCCTTGGTGCTCCAGGGAAGAACTTATTTGTCTTTGTCTCTTATCGTAAACTTCATTTCCAGCTTGGTTGTAAGAGGAGTTGTTTGTAAGAAGAATGTTGCTCATCGGCGTATGTCATCAAAGAAGGAAAAGCCACGAATCCTAATTCTTGGTGGTGCACTTGAATATCAGCGTGTATCGAACTTGCTTTCAAGTTTCGATACTTTACTGCAGCAGGTATTACACATGAATCCCTTTTCATACATTTGTTATAAACCAAAGTACATTGACAGGGTGGTACATATTGAGTTACTGATGGTGATTATTTTCATGCCTTTTTGTGCTCCAGGAAACAGATTATCTGAAAATGGCAGTTGCAAAGATCAAAGCGCACCAACCAAGTGTTGTATTGGTAGAGAAATCTGTATCTCGTTATGCTCAGGATTTATTTCTTGAGAAAAATATTTCACTTGTTCTGAATATCAAAAGACCACTTCTGGAAAGGATATCTCGTTGCACTGGTTCTCATATTGTTCCCTCAATTGATTATTTGTCATCCCAAAAACTTGGGAATTGTGACTTATTCCATGTGGAGAAGTATATTGAAGAGCATGGGACTGCTGGAGAAGGTGGGAAGAAAATGCTGAAGACCCTTATGTTTTTTGAAGGCTGCCCAAAGCCCTTGGGTTTTACAGTAAGTGCTCAGTTTTTGACTCAGTTATAACACTTGGTCATGCCTAACCATCTCTAATTCTGCAGATATTGCTAAAAGGAGCTAATGGTGATGAGCTGAAAAAAGTGAAGCATGTTGTGCAATATGGAGTCTTTGCAGCCTATCACTTGGCTCTTGAAACATCATTTCTTGTTGATGAAGGTGCAACCCTCCCAGAACTCCCTCTCAAGTCACCAATTATTGTTGCTTTGCCGGATAAACCTTCCAGTGCTGATAGATCCATTTCGACAATACCTATTTTACAAATGCCTACTGCTTCATCACCCAACAATGATCTGCAAGCACTTAATACGCAAAAGGATAATTTTCCATTTAATGGTTTTAGAATAATGGACCAAACGGCAGCAGCATGCTCTCCTGATAACAAAAGCTGTGAAAGGTCCAGAGTTAGTTCTATCCAAACGTCATCTGTTCAAatcaataaaaatgaaaacaacTGTTTGCTCGGTATGGTCCCTCAATCATATATTGATCCCTTGCTTCAGCAGTCAAGAATTTCATTTTGTCACTgccccacttgcactagagatGTTGGCAGTGAATTGAAGTTTGAAGAACTTCAGCCTGAAAGCACTAGACATGCACTGGTTAAAGGTTTCGGTGTAtcgcctgctcctcctgcaAATTTGGTATCTGCTGAGCATGATTTTTCATTTGCCCATAACTCTGAGAATGGTGTCAAGATATCAGATAAGTCATCTGCCCCCCTCGAATTACAAACTTCTCATGATGATGACAGTTCAAAGGATTGTTCGATTGTAAAAAAGGATGAAGTTCCAGCATCTCCTGTTGACAATCAGAGTATATTAGTTTCTATGTCCTCTCGCTGTGTTTGGAAAGAAGCTGTCTGTGAGCGGCCACACCTTCTTCGCATAAAATATTATAGCAACTCCGACAAACCTCTAGGCAGGTTTCTGCGTGACCAGCTATTTGATCAGGTTAGATAGAGGTCCTTGATAATGTATATTTGTTTCAAAgtttatattttatttaacttATACATTTCTTGTAGACCAATCGTTGTATCTCTTGTGAACTGGCACCGGATGCCCATGTTTATTGCTATGTTCATCCCCAAGGCAGCTTAACAATATCAGTGAGGAAACTTATTGTAAAGTTACCTGGTGAACATGATGGTAGAATCTGGATGTGGCATAGATGCTTACGCTGTCCTCGCAATGATGGGCTCCCTCCAGCAACTAAAAGAGTAGTGATGTCTGATGCTGCCTGGGGCTTATCTTTTGGTAAATTTTTGGAACTTAGTTTTTCAAACCATGCAGCAGCAAGTAGGGTAGCCAGCTGTGGTCATTCTCTTCACAGGGACTGCCTTCGTTTTTATGGGTATATTCTCATCCCATTCTACTTTATCAATTTGGTAAAGACCAGGCCTAAAATGTTTGTGTTTCAGCTTTGGTGAAATGGTTGCTTGCTTCCGATATGCATCTATCATGGTTCACTCAGTATATTTGCCACCATCAAAACTTGATTTCACTTCCCAGCATCAAGAATGGGTAGAGCAAGAAGCAAATGAGGTAGTATGTCTAGCATTATGAACTTACTTATGAGATGATTTCTTTCTGATGCTAATAGTCAACGTCTCAGGTGGTTGACTCAGCTGAACTCCTGTTCACTGAAGTGCTGAACGCGCTCCaccaaatttcagaaaaaaggCCAATTACAGGCTCTTTGGATGGCAACATGAAGATACTTGAGTTAAGAAGAAACATAGTGGAGCTGGAAGATATCCTACAAGAAGAGAAGGCTGATTTCACGgtaaattttgttttactgTTTTTATCTAGTGATTTGTAAATAAACCATTGTCCCACTTAAGCTCTGttataaaagaaaagatcCACTTATATGTATTCTGATTATTGGAGCATTCAATTTCAGGAGTCACTAAAAAATTTACTGAAAAAGGAAATCCGAAAGGGGCAGTTATTCATTGATATTCTTGAGGTTAACAAACTAAGGAGGCGGCTACTATTTCTGTGTTACTTGTGGGATCAACGGCTAAGCTTCATAGCTACCTCAGGTGGCAAATACTGCGATGCTCTAGGAGGTCTACAAGTTGGAAGTAGGAATTCTGAAAGCAGCGATAGGCCAGCTGATATCAATGCAAAGTTAGAAAAGAATCCAAAGGTCACTGAACTTCTCTTGAATGCTAAGAACGGATCCTTGAGACAGAGCCTGAGCACACCTCATGCTGACAGAGAGGAGCTCAACCAGCATGATCAATCTAATGAAACTAGCTTGAGAAATATTGCAGAGTTGAATTGTACTGAAGATACAGTATTTAAGATCAACCATGCAAACAGCGCAAATGTCAAGGATCATTTAGATCATCAAGAATCTGGCATTGGTGTTCGTAGGATTTCTTCTGAAGGTCAGTTTCCAGTAACTGCTGATATTTCAGACACATTGGATGCAAAATGGAGAGGTGAGAATGGACCTGCTCCTGATGCAAGCATGGTGAAGCCTCTAGCTCTGCCTGGAGGTACAGCCCCCGATGTTAAAAATCATGTTAAGGCAGTACGCTGTCATACTTCTGCTTTATCTGTTAAGACTGGCGATACAGTAGAAGACTTACTAAGCTGCCTTAAATTGCCATACATGACACTTTATAATTCGTTGAACACAAACTCTGGTACAGCACCGACATTTGGGACCCTGGCTGACTACAGTCCTGAATACATTTCATTGTTTCGTGAGTTATCACAGCAAGGAGGAGCAAGACTTTTTGTGCCAACTGGAGCTAATGATGTTGTTATCCCGGTATTTGATGATGAACCGACTAGTATTATTGCTTACGCACTTGTTTCACCCATGTACTACTTGCAAATGTCAGTTGAGAACAGCAAAACTAAAGACAGTGCAGATTCTTCACTTTCATTGCCTGTATACGATTCAGGAAATTTTAATCCGTTTCTTTTATTTGAGGATTTTGGGTCCCCTGATGATTTAGCTTCATCAATATCTGCTAGTAGAGGGTCCTTGGCTCCTGATCTAGTGCACTCTAGAGTATCTTTTGAAGATGGTGGGCCACTTGGGAAAGTTAAATACACTGTGACATGCTATTATGCAAAAAGCTTTGAAGCACTCCGTAGGTCGTGTTGTCCATCGGAGCTTGATTTTGTAAGATCTGTCAGTCGATGCAAGAAATGGGGGGCACAAGGTGGCAAAAGCAACGTGTTCTTTGCAAAATCTCTGGATGATAGATTTATAATAAAGCAGGTCACAAAGACAGAGCTTGAATCATTCCTTCAGTTTGGCCCAGAGTATTTTAAATATTTGTCAGAGTCCATAAGCACTGGAAGCCCTACATGCCTAGCAAAGATTCTGGGGATCTATCAGGTATGTTCGTGTGACCttctgttttctgtttgtaTTTTGACCACTCATGTTGTTGCACATTAATTCTGGGGAAGAAACTTCATTCACCCATGGATTAGAGAGAAACTTAATCATCATCCGAACAAGTTTAGGCTTCTTGTAAGAGAAATAGCAGTACTTGTTAAGTCGAATCTTGTAATGAAAACATTGGTGTTTGTATCGCTTGGAATGAAGTCTGATAGTGGAGTACTGCAGTTAGGCAGGTAGAAATAGTAGTTCTTTTATCCATGGAGGTTATGTGAGATGTAGTCCCTCCAGAAAAAATGATAACCTTTTCTATCTCTATACATCAGTATGATCATTTGAACTTTCAGATAAATATATGAAAGTTTGTGGGATCTGGTAAATTTGCTGGTGAATCCGAGCAGATTTCTTAGCCAGTTTTAGATACGTAAATATATTCTTTGCCAtgctattactccctccgtcccaaaataaatgatgtggatttgtatagattgttatacaaattcatgtcacttatttccggacggagggagtattatatacATGTTTCCACTGCTAAAAGGCTCAGTGAAATGAGACAATGACAAAAAATTATAGACATATTTTcttatcttttcttttgacgAGAGACATATTTTCTATGCTCCAGCCTCCAGGGTGGGGGGATAGAACAGCCTTGCTAGGTAGATTTTACTTCCACACTTGGTAGTACTGAAAACAATGTGCTTTTGCTTAGGTTACAAGCAAGCATCTAAAAGGTGGCAAGGAATCCAAAATGGATCTTCTCGTGATGGAAAATCTTTTATTTGGACGGAATATTACGAGGCTTTATGATCTCAAGGGATCTTCAAGGTCAAGGTATAATGCAGACTCCAGCAACAACAAGGTCCTTCTTGACCAGAACTTAATTGAGGCAATGCCAAAGTCCCCAATTTTTGTTGGGAACAAGGCGAAGCGGCTTCTGGAAAGAGCTGTTTGGAATGATACTTCTTTTCTAGCAGTAAGTTCAGATGCTGACAACGAGAAttatttatttcttgcatGGATTACTTGGTCTCATAAAGACCAAAAGAAATTGTGGGACATTCCAGGGTTACTTTAACTTTATTACTGTTTATTTAGTAGTAGGATAACCTTCACATTGATTTATGCAAGTTACTGGAAAACCTGTCTTCTGtaccttcttttcttttactaaATTGTATATCATGAGAAAGACTAGGTTTGTTGTTGTGAGATGACATAAATAGTTTATGACCTGATGAGAAGATTGGATGAAACATGCTAACTGAACCTAATGCTTATAAGTCGTTATGTTATTCCCAACTTGAATGCTTAGCTGAAGCTAATGTTTTGTAAGTTTGTAGCTGGGATACAGTGGGCCGTAGACAATGTCTATATGTAGATACCGCGTGGACATGATATGTGAAACACCATAGGGAAATATACTAaactacatatatatacacaataACTGGTCCTGATgtaattgttttgtttcaggGTATTGATGTAATGGATTATTCCTTACTTGTGGGTGTTGACCAGGAGAAACATGAACTGGTCCTGGGAATAATTGATTTTATGAGGCAGTATACATGGGACAAGCACCTTGAAACATGGGTCAAATCTTCTGGCATTCTCGGTGGGCCTAAGAATGCGGCTCCAACAGTAGTTTCACCAATGCAGTACAAGAAGCGGTTTAGGAAAGCCATGTCTGCTTATTTCATTGTGATTCCTGATCAATGGATGCCTGCAGTAATCAACCCGGACAGATCATCCTCAGATATTTGCCAAGATGATTCTCAAAATACTTCACAAGAGTAATATGATATCCTGTGCAATACTGACGGACAGAGGGTGCCGGATTTGGTCCTACTCCAATCATGAGAAGTACTGACCGACTGATCTGGCGACCCAGGTGGCCTTGAAGTGATCTTCAGTATGAACCGTGTATTCTCCTGTGCTTATTTGCACAGGATCTGATTGCACTCGCTGATTCCCATCTCAAGAATCATAGCATGTGTATATTCCTGCTACTGTAATTATGCATTAGTCTTTTTTTCTCGCCTTTGTCTATATATAGTACATATATCAGTACAAGTGTTGTCCGGTCGTCGCTTCAAGGGTAGTTTTTATGAACCGGGGCTCTGCGAAATAAAAGCTGAGTTCATGCTATTGCGGTGAAATAAAAGTTGAGTTCATGCAGATTTAGAGTTCATGCTGAATGAAGCAAGTCAATTCACGCCCCTCAACTCTTGGCGAAAACCCTTGCTGAACCCTGTACAGGGCAAAAGACGTACCTGAGGCCTCAACTTTTGAACCTGTTCATCGTAGCCCCCTGATCTGTTTCAGTTCACAGATGGTTTCACCGCCTGGCGTGTTTTTGCTGCAGCGCCATTCTGGATGTAAGCAAACTTTTCCGattaaattacagaaaacaaCACTTAAAAATCAATTTGGAACGAGCAACGGGAACATAGGGGAATGTGATGGGAGCTCAAAGACCAATTTGTCCTTATATTTTTGGATTTCAAGGGtcatgatttttctttgtACTTTTGGACAAAAGAAGCACGGAGTAATATGTTATGAGAAAATACGCATGGAAGCAGGAAATATTTATTACCTCCATCCGGGTTTATAAGGCCCGGACGGAATTTTATGAcaaattttgagcaaaacTTACATTACTAATACGAGGTTACCGTGACACAAAAGAGATACCGTTGGATTTGTATTGAACTCTTTatttctaatggtataacttttatatacatatattacatgttatttgtataattgttggtcaaagtttggcacaaaATCCAATAAAGACCTTATAAACcaggacggaaggagtagttgTCAAACCAATAAAATAGGCAAAAATGGATGGGCATACGAAATTAGAATCCATGGCAATGCCAAACATAGCCTGACAATCATATGAATTGAAATAATCTTTTTGTTACACAGTATATGCAATCATCACTATAAATTTTGGATAACGCATCACCGTGGATGTCAAATTGTTGGAAAATCAGTGTATCACAAAGTATCTGGCTACCAGCTTCCTTACTTACAACATTCCATAGAATCCTAATTAAGTACTTCCCAAAAATCCCCATAATAAATTTCCCAGGCAGGCCGGAaggcaagaagaagcaggAAGCAAAAGCAAGAAGCTTCCGCTCCGtacagccgccgccgcatgaGGGGTTCTGACGGTGTTCGCTCCGGGCTGCATTGCAACTCTGAACCCTGATCCAATTCCGTCTAGCTCTTCGTCTTCACGCCGTCCTCTCCCCCCACAACGCATCCGTGTTTACGTACGCCATCGACCGCAGGCACGCGCGACGGCGCgaggaaaagggaaaaacccCAAGAAAGGCgatcgaggcggcggcgatgtcGGCGGACGGGGGCAAGAAGGCGGCgtggacggaggaggaggacgaggcgctgcggcgcggggtgcgggacggcggcggggctcggACCTGGGACGCCATCGCTCGCGGTGTGCCCGGGCGGGACCCCAAGTCGTGCAGGCTGCGGTGGTGCCAGCACCTGGCGCCGCAGCTGCTGGACGCCGGCCGGCCCTTCACGGCCCAGGAGGACGCCGAGATCATCCGGAGGCAGCGCGAGTTCGGCAACAAGTGGGCCACCATCGCGCTGCACCTCGGCGGCCGCTCCGACAACGCCATCAAGAACCGCTGGAACTCTGCGCTGCGCAAGCAGCTGCCGATGGTCGCCGGCGCTGACGACGGTCATCATCACGACGACGATGCGGAAGAggtcgccgccgaggacgacgtCCCGGTGTGTCTCGAGCTGTTCCCATTGACGGCCGGGAGCTTGaaggaggaagcggcggcggcggccggggaggGCGATGTGGTCACCGACCTGACGCTGGGGTTGCCGGGGGGCGAGGCGGAAGAAGCCGTCGTGGACCTGGCGCTG includes:
- the LOC100844095 gene encoding 1-phosphatidylinositol-3-phosphate 5-kinase FAB1A, with amino-acid sequence MGSPEGRIVDLFGAVKLWMPRRGERSPSPAPKAAAAAAADDVPQPHDLSRDFWMPDHSCRVCYDCDTQFTILNRRHHCRHCGRVFCARCTANSVPRPPGDDPREDGERIRVCNYCFKRWLEEETAGWSEVAQPPSPSPSAASVGSDKSCSTGRSSVVTNGHMSSYANVSCGDFASLPADDEGDCDQPGVSPEKKHDVMEPAGSVDHVADVDNASNPFTFCLNRSDDEDEDYTIFRSDSKVHPQKSDEYYGPMCFDDHQVVCGDAAKESVSPRKDTSTLVDSVGVDKTGDHIIDNNEEGNARSSSLYGMEVLESELVDFENNSSLWLPPEAEDEEDDHDGALCDDDEGEDATGEWGYMRSNSFGSGHCRSRDKSAEEHKKAMKDIVDGYFRALVSQLLQAEKVPLVDETGKESWLDIVTSLSWEAASLLKPDTSKGGRMDPGGYVKVKCLACGRPSDSLVVRGVVCKKNVAHRRMSSKKEKPRILILGGALEYQRVSNLLSSFDTLLQQETDYLKMAVAKIKAHQPSVVLVEKSVSRYAQDLFLEKNISLVLNIKRPLLERISRCTGSHIVPSIDYLSSQKLGNCDLFHVEKYIEEHGTAGEGGKKMLKTLMFFEGCPKPLGFTILLKGANGDELKKVKHVVQYGVFAAYHLALETSFLVDEGATLPELPLKSPIIVALPDKPSSADRSISTIPILQMPTASSPNNDLQALNTQKDNFPFNGFRIMDQTAAACSPDNKSCERSRVSSIQTSSVQINKNENNCLLGMVPQSYIDPLLQQSRISFCHCPTCTRDVGSELKFEELQPESTRHALVKGFGVSPAPPANLVSAEHDFSFAHNSENGVKISDKSSAPLELQTSHDDDSSKDCSIVKKDEVPASPVDNQSILVSMSSRCVWKEAVCERPHLLRIKYYSNSDKPLGRFLRDQLFDQTNRCISCELAPDAHVYCYVHPQGSLTISVRKLIVKLPGEHDGRIWMWHRCLRCPRNDGLPPATKRVVMSDAAWGLSFGKFLELSFSNHAAASRVASCGHSLHRDCLRFYGFGEMVACFRYASIMVHSVYLPPSKLDFTSQHQEWVEQEANEVVDSAELLFTEVLNALHQISEKRPITGSLDGNMKILELRRNIVELEDILQEEKADFTESLKNLLKKEIRKGQLFIDILEVNKLRRRLLFLCYLWDQRLSFIATSGGKYCDALGGLQVGSRNSESSDRPADINAKLEKNPKVTELLLNAKNGSLRQSLSTPHADREELNQHDQSNETSLRNIAELNCTEDTVFKINHANSANVKDHLDHQESGIGVRRISSEGQFPVTADISDTLDAKWRGENGPAPDASMVKPLALPGGTAPDVKNHVKAVRCHTSALSVKTGDTVEDLLSCLKLPYMTLYNSLNTNSGTAPTFGTLADYSPEYISLFRELSQQGGARLFVPTGANDVVIPVFDDEPTSIIAYALVSPMYYLQMSVENSKTKDSADSSLSLPVYDSGNFNPFLLFEDFGSPDDLASSISASRGSLAPDLVHSRVSFEDGGPLGKVKYTVTCYYAKSFEALRRSCCPSELDFVRSVSRCKKWGAQGGKSNVFFAKSLDDRFIIKQVTKTELESFLQFGPEYFKYLSESISTGSPTCLAKILGIYQVTSKHLKGGKESKMDLLVMENLLFGRNITRLYDLKGSSRSRYNADSSNNKVLLDQNLIEAMPKSPIFVGNKAKRLLERAVWNDTSFLAGIDVMDYSLLVGVDQEKHELVLGIIDFMRQYTWDKHLETWVKSSGILGGPKNAAPTVVSPMQYKKRFRKAMSAYFIVIPDQWMPAVINPDRSSSDICQDDSQNTSQE
- the LOC100821318 gene encoding transcription factor MYB44 codes for the protein MSADGGKKAAWTEEEDELLDAGRPFTAQEDAEIIRRQREFGNKWATIALHLGGRSDNAIKNRWNSALRKQLPMVAGADDGHHHDDDAEEVAAEDDVPVCLELFPLTAGSLKEEAAAAAGEGDVVTDLTLGLPGGEAEEAVVDLALRL